The Rhododendron vialii isolate Sample 1 chromosome 5a, ASM3025357v1 genome contains a region encoding:
- the LOC131327790 gene encoding proline-rich receptor-like protein kinase PERK8, translating to MSSSVYWNTFPFFPPSISLVFSTSTLCKQKSPNQNPKRKPKMKSHQWCPVVDRSPSPSYWSLISHRTRRVSDLHVSAHSSKINVQCSISAIGLRCGSFKDAHKLFVEMHVEKVKIVVIWVGKPPQRFDYKLLKEATHGFSDLNFLAEGGFGTVHRGVLRDGQVVAVKQLKSTGSKGDTDFCREVRVLSCAQHRNVVLLIGFCVEGKIRLLVYEYVCNGSLDFHLHRNKGTPIDWHSRQKIAIGTARGLRYLHEDCRVGRVVHRNMQHRNILLTHDYEPLIVDFGLARLPTECDISDEQVVGTSRYLAPEYFSDGKITEKVDVYAFGQVLLELITGRRTIDFQCYEGRQMVHGNFHSLTAQPGHMFVNKYQLNDLPTEVQAMSRAAFLCLNPDPESRSPVPKVLRILETGDGVVPLGLDLNSVGSRSGYIRGLNSNIGLESTNGYSCRLSHS from the exons ATGTCGTCTAGTGTATACTGGAAtacttttccctttttccctcCTTCTATTTCCCTCGTTTTCTCTACTTCTACTCTCTGCAAACAAAAATCCCCAAATCAAAACCCCAAACGGAAGCCCAAAATGAAAAGCCATCAATGGTGCCCGGTGGTCGATCGAAGCCCTAGCCCATCTTATTGGTCATTGATATCTCACCGTACTCGCAG GGTTTCAGATTTGCACGTGAGTGCTCATAGCTCCAAAATCAATGTACAGTGTTCTATTTCTGCCATTGGACTGCG ATGTGGATCTTTCAAAGATGCGCATAAGCTGTTTGTTGAAATGCATGTTGAGAAAGTGAAGATAGTGGTCATATG GGTTGGAAAACCGCCACAACGATTTGATTATAAACTCCTCAAGGAAGCTACTCATGGGTTCTCGGATTTAAATTTCTTGGCAGAAGGTGGGTTTGGAACAGTTCATAGAGGGGTCTTGAGGGATGGTCAGGTGGTTGCAGTGAAGCAGTTGAAGTCGACTGGTTCAAAGGGAGATACTGATTTCTGCAGGGAAGTGAGGGTTCTGAGCTGTGCACAACATAGGAATGTTGTGTTACTTATTGGGTTTTGTGTCGAGGGAAAAATCAGACTTTTAGTTTACGAGTACGTATGCAATGGCTCCTTGGACTTCCATTTACATA GGAACAAGGGAACACCTATAGATTGGCACTCACGCCAAAAGATAGCCATTGGAACGGCAAGAGGGTTAAGATACCTTCATGAAGATTGTAGAGTGGGTCGTGTCGTTCATAGAAATATGCAGCATAGAAACATCCTCCTAACTCATGATTATGAGCCTCTg ATTGTTGATTTTGGGCTTGCAAGATTGCCCACAGAATGCGATATATCCGATGAGCAAGTTGTTGGAACTTCAAG GTATCTTGCACCGGAGTACTTTAGTGATGGAAAGATTacagaaaaagttgatgtataTGCATTTGGACAGGTATTATTAGAGCTGATTACAGGTCGAAGAACCATAGACTTCCAATGTTATGAGGGACGGCAAATGGTTCATGGAAATTTTCACTCCTTGACTGCACAACCTGGCCATATGTTTGTAAATAAATACCAACTCAATGACTTGCCAACGGAGGTTCAGGCGATGAGTCGTGCTGCCTTCTTGTGTCTAAACCCTGATCCTGAATCGAGATCCCCTGTGCCAAAG GTCCTAAGAATACTAGAAACAGGAGATGGAGTCGTCCCTCTGGGCTTGGACTTGAACTCTGTGGGTAGTAGAAGTGGATATATACGAGGTCTAAATTCAAACATAGGACTTGAATCGACAAACGGGTATTCTTGCAGGCTTTCTCATTCTTAA